Proteins co-encoded in one Brassica oleracea var. oleracea cultivar TO1000 chromosome C4, BOL, whole genome shotgun sequence genomic window:
- the LOC106340868 gene encoding glycolipid transfer protein 1-like, translating into MEGSVFTPCLEGMKHVKSEHGEMLSKPFLDLCKTILPVLDKFGPAMTLVKSDIGGNISRLEKNYLSDPDKYKYLYTFVQGEIESKTAKGSSSCTNGLLWLTRAMDFLVELFRNLVAHQDWSMSQACGDSYQKTLKKWHGWLASSSFSMALKLSPDRKKFIDVISGTGDIYTDMARFCSEFGPLLQYNHKFLASVRMDDMKAS; encoded by the exons ATGGAAGGGAGTGTGTTTACGCCTTGTTTGGAAGGAATGAAGCATGTCAAGTCTGAACATGGCGAGATGCTTTCTAAGCCTTTTCTTGACCTCTGCAAGACAATCTTGCCTGTTTTAG ATAAGTTTGGACCCGCTATGACTCTCGTGAAATCTGACATTGGTGGCAACATATCG AGGTTGGAGAAGAACTACTTGTCTGATCCCGACAAGTACAAGTACTTGTACACCTTTGTTCAAGGTGAAATTGAGTCTAAGACTGCAAAAGGGTCCTCTAGTTGTACCAACGGTCTTCTCTGGTTAACCAG AGCAATGGATTTTTTAGTGGAGCTGTTCCGCAATTTGGTAGCACATCAAGACTGGTCAATGTCACAAGCTTGTGGCGACTCGTACCAAAAAACACTCAAGAAGTGGCACGGATGGCTCGCTAGCTCTAGCTTCTCT ATGGCTTTAAAGCTTTCTCCAGACAGGAAGAAATTCATAGATGTCATATCTGGTACTGGTGACATCTACACTGACATGGCAAGGTTTTGCTCTGAGTTTGGTCCGTTGCTTCAATATAATCATAAGTTCCTG GCTAGCGTTCGTATGGACGACATGAAAGCTTCTTAA
- the LOC106340612 gene encoding CRIB domain-containing protein RIC1-like, translating to MATTMKGLLKGLRYITQIFDEDKEDEMQIGFPTDVKHVAHIGNDGPATNAPSWMNDFKPQEHEQGQVVSRGNSNKYNPQEMNQSGAGLKELLPPNTNEKQKQKTRRKPGSAASPNHNGGSASSDGSVKQSRHNRSKHGSMDSSLSDQEPSVRSRRRGGGSKDTEGSSNLIIPDGSAPPRKATSRPRKLKGSIGGEGSVKKSSKGKPESSLDDTCNDII from the exons ATGGCGACAACAATGAAAGGCCTTCTCAAGGGCCTTCGTTATATTACTCAAATTTTTG ACGAAGATAAAGAGGATGAGATGCAGATAGGTTTTCCGACCGATGTAAAGCATGTTGCTCACATCGGCAATGATGGTCCAGCCACCAACGCGCCGAGCTGG ATGAATGACTTCAAACCTCAAGAACATGAGCAAGGTCAAGTCGTTTCCAGAGGAAACTCCAACAAATACAACCCTCAAG AGATGAACCAAAGTGGAGCCGGGCTAAAAGAATTGCTTCCTCCAAACACCAACGAGAAACAAAAACAGAAAACAAGGCGTAAACCGGGGTCAGCGGCTAGTCCAAACCACAATGGTGGTTCTGCATCATCAGATGGATCAGTGAAGCAGTCAAGACATAACAGAAGCAAACACGGGTCAATGGACTCATCATTGAGTGATCAAGAACCTTCAGTACGTAGTAGAAGGCGTGGTGGTGGTAGCAAAGACACAGAAGGTTCTTCTAATCTTATTATTCCTGATGGTTCAGCTCCACCACGGAAGGCTACATCGCGACCGAGGAAACTAAAAGGATCAATAGGAGGTGAAGGGTCTGTGAAGAAATCATCTAAAGGAAAACCCGAGAGTTCACTTGATGATACATGTAATGATATTATCTGA
- the LOC106337368 gene encoding multiple organellar RNA editing factor 2, chloroplastic-like, with protein sequence MALPLPISGTRHLTLLPLLSSSILVAPPQTSSSVNCSGFSSGCDVIGSRLACSTRFVSIRCRANRSGSAYSPLNSGSNFSDRPPTEMAPLFPGCDYEHWLIVMDKPGGEGATKQEMIDCYIQTLAKVVGSGEEAKKRIYNVSCERYLGFGCEIDEETSTKLEGLPGVLFVLPDSYVDPENKDYGAELFVNGEIVQRSPERQRRVEPQPQRAQDRPRYNDRTRYSRRRENTR encoded by the exons ATGGCCTTGCCTTTGCCTATCTCTGGCACGCGCCACCTCACGCTCCTCCCACTTTTGTCCAGTTCCATCTTAGTGGCACCTCCTCAGACTTCCTCCTCCGTTAACTGCAGCGGATTTAGTTCCGGTTGCGATGTGATTGGATCTCGGTTAGCTTGCTCGACCCGGTTCGTCTCAATCCGATGCCGAGCTAACCGGTCAGGCTCCGCTTACTCGCCGCTGAACTCTGGCTCGAACTTCAGCGATCGGCCTCCGACGGAGATGGCGCCTCTGTTTCCGGGGTGCGATTACGAGCACTGGCTGATTGTTATGGATAAGCCTGGAGGCGAAGGCGCGACGAAGCAGGAGATGATTGATTGCTACATCCAAACCTTAGCCAAAGTCGTTGGGAG TGGGGAAGAAGCGAAGAAGCGAATCTACAATGTTTCTTGTGAGAGGTATTTAGGGTTTGGGTGTGAGATTGATGAAGAGACTTCTACTAAGCTTGAAG GTTTGCCTGGTGTTCTGTTTGTGCTTCCTGATTCCTATGTGGATCCTGAAAACAAAGATTACGGAG CTGAGCTGTTTGTGAATGGAGAGATAGTCCAACGATCACCAGAGAGGCAGAGGAGAGTTGAGCCGCAGCCGCAGAGAGCTCAAGATAGACCGAGATACAATGACAGAACTCGCTATTCTCGCCGCAGGGAAAACACACGTTGA
- the LOC106336858 gene encoding heterogeneous nuclear ribonucleoprotein 1-like, translating to MESDQGKLFIGGISWETDENILREYFSNFGEVLQVTVMRDKATGRPRGFGFVAFSDPAVIDRVLQDKHHIDNRDVDVKRAMSRDEQSPAGRQGGFNGSRSFDSGANVRTKKIFVGGLPPALTSDEFRAYFETYGPVSDAVIMIDQATQRPRGFGFVSFDSEDSVDLVLHKTYHDLSGKQVEVKRALPKDANPGMAGGGGRSGGGFPGYGGSGGSGYESRVDSNRYMPPQNAGSGYPPYGAASGYGTGYGYGSNGAGYGGFGGGYGNPSGAPYGNPGGPGAGFGSGPRPSWEGQAPSGYGNNVGYGNAAAAPWGGSGPGSAVMGQGGASAGYGSQGYGYGGNDSSYGTQSGYGAVGGRPNSHGGGYADVSDGSGGYGNHQVNGQAGYGGGYGRQAQQQ from the exons ATGGAATCAGATCAGGGAAAGCTATTTATCGGCGGGATTTCATGGGAAACCGACGAGAATATTCTGAGAGAATACTTCAGCAATTTCGGAGAGGTTTTGCAGGTGACGGTGATGCGAGATAAAGCTACAGGTCGTCCCAGAGGATTCGGATTCGTCGCATTCTCCGATCCCGCCGTTATTGATAGAGTTCTCCAGGACAAGCATCATATCGATAATAGAGAT GTTGATGTGAAGAGAGCAATGTCTAGAGACGAGCAGAGTCCTGCAGGGAGACAAGGGGGTTTTAATGGTTCTAGGAGTTTTGATAGTGGTGCTAACGTTAGGACCAAGAAGATATTCGTTGGTGGTTTGCCTCCTGCTTTAACATCAGATGAGTTTAGGGCTTACTTCGAGACTTACGGTCCTGTGAGCGATGCGGTTATTATGATTGACCAGGCCACACAGCGTCCTAGAGGGTTTGGGTTTGTTTCATTCGACTCTGAAGATTCGGTTGACCTTGTTTTACACAAGACTTACCACGATTTAAGCGGTAAACAAGTGGAAGTTAAGAGAGCTCTTCCTAAAGATGCTAACCCTGGAATGGCAGGAGGTGGTGGTCGCAGCGGCGGTGGTTTCCCGGGCTACGGTGGTTCTGGTGGAAGTGGCTACGAGAGTCGTGTTGATTCCAATAGATACATGCCGCCTCAAAACGCTGGAAGTGGTTATCCTCCTTATGGTGCTGCTTCTGGGTATGGTACTGGCTATGGTTATGGAAGCAACGGTGCAGGTTATGGGGGTTTTGGAGGAGGGTATGGCAATCCATCTGGTGCGCCGTATGGGAATCCTGGTGGCCCTGGAGCTGGTTTTGGAAGTGGTCCGAGACCTTCATGGGAAGGTCAAGCACCATCGGGTTATGGTAACAACGTGGGATATGGAAATGCTGCTGCTGCTCCTTGGGGTGGTTCTGGTCCAGGTTCAGCAGTGATGGGTCAAGGAGGTGCATCTGCAGGTTATGGCAGCCAGGGTTATGGCTATGGTGGAAATGATTCCTCTTATGGAACACAATCTGGTTATGGTGCAGTCGGTGGGCGGCCTAACAGCCATGGTGGTGGCTATGCTGATGTTTCTGATGGGTCTGGAGGCTATGGAAACCACCAAGTGAACGGGCAAGCTGGATATGGCGGAGGTTATGGTAGACAAGCTCAACAACAGTGA
- the LOC106337236 gene encoding mitotic apparatus protein p62-like: protein MGCFMGCFGLSSNKKRRNSTRKILPRHQRICSYELLHSSDPTDASTVADNPEKISSSNLRCEVETEEEEKKGTKKTRKRVRFDLNVQTFEPALPSRYENYCSDDDEEGKGEPSKSSSVDMSSSSVYPPNYRYHNCVDSFEEEEDELGYGESDLKDEDYYTDDENDYEDDADDEEEEEDNDDKDVTPLLNPVENITQWKAVKAKPARVKELMKENVEVVTDDQAKPLLKEIIVNTSLSSWVSPIVDITNMEKR from the exons ATGGGATGTTTTATGGGCTGTTTCGGTCTCTCTTCCAACAAAAAACGCAGAAACTCCACCAGGAAGATCCTCCCTCGACATCAA AGAATCTGTAGCTATGAGCTTCTACATTCTTCAGATCCGACAGATGCAAGTACCGTTGCAGATAATCCTGAAAAGATCTCGAGTTCGAACCTCAG GTGTGAAGTGGAGACAGAGGAGGAAGAGAAGAAGGGAACAAAGAAGACGAGAAAGAGAGTTAGATTTGACTTGAATGTACAAACCTTTGAACCAGCTCTACCTTCAAGATATGAGAACTACTGCAGTGATGATGATGAAGAGGGAAAAGGAGAACCAAGCAAGTCATCTTCGGTGGATATGTCAAGTAGTTCGGTGTATCCTCCGAACTATAGATACCACAACTGTGTTGACAGTTTCGAAGAGGAAGAAGATGAATTGGGCTATGGTGAGAGTGATCTGAAGGATGAAGACTATTACACAGACGATGAAAACGACTATGAAGATGATGCTGATGATGAAGAAGAAGAAGAGGATAATGACGACAAGGACGTGACTCCTCTTTTGAATCCAGTGGAGAATATCACGCAGTGGAAAGCTGTTAAAGCAAAGCCAGCAAGAGTTAAGGAGCTGATGAAGGAGAATGTTGAAGTTGTTACTGATGATCAAGCAAAACCGCTGCTGAAGGAGATAATAGTCAATACTAGCCTTTCCAGTTGGGTATCACCAATTGTGGATATCACCAACATGGAGAAGAGGTAA
- the LOC106337237 gene encoding uncharacterized protein LOC106337237 isoform X1, whose translation METTCGEDKEANGRENGDKDVVVVSLKSSEPEDQISEEEEEESESQCLLPPRKGGMSRSTDKIKRTVQWNDIKGDNLAEVLVYEPSEVSDTDDDDSDSCICTIIKQFFCEDRRNQHKRVDLL comes from the exons ATGGAGACGACTTGTGGAGAGGATAAGGAAGCCAATGGGCGTGAGAATGGTGATAAGGATGTTGTTGTTGTTAGTCTAAAGAGCAGTGAACCTGAGGATCAGATATCTGAGGAGGAAGAGGAAGAAAGTGAGTCGCAGTGTTTGTTGCCTCCAAGGAAAGGAGGGATGTCGAGAAGTACTGACAAGATTAAGAGGACTGTCCAGTGGAATGACATCAAAGGAGATAATCTTGCTGAGGTTTTAGTTTATGAACCAAG CGAAGTAAGCGATACAGATGACGATGATTCAGATTCCTGCATCTGCACAATTAT CAAACAGTTTTTTTGTGAGGACAGAAGAAACCAACATAAGAGAGTGGACTTGTTGTGA
- the LOC106337237 gene encoding uncharacterized protein LOC106337237 isoform X2 — METTCGEDKEANGRENGDKDVVVVSLKSSEPEDQISEEEEEESESQCLLPPRKGGMSRSTDKIKRTVQWNDIKGDNLAEVLVYEPSEVSDTDDDDSDSCICTIM; from the exons ATGGAGACGACTTGTGGAGAGGATAAGGAAGCCAATGGGCGTGAGAATGGTGATAAGGATGTTGTTGTTGTTAGTCTAAAGAGCAGTGAACCTGAGGATCAGATATCTGAGGAGGAAGAGGAAGAAAGTGAGTCGCAGTGTTTGTTGCCTCCAAGGAAAGGAGGGATGTCGAGAAGTACTGACAAGATTAAGAGGACTGTCCAGTGGAATGACATCAAAGGAGATAATCTTGCTGAGGTTTTAGTTTATGAACCAAG CGAAGTAAGCGATACAGATGACGATGATTCAGATTCCTGCATCTGCACAATTATGTAA
- the LOC106340193 gene encoding actin-related protein 2/3 complex subunit 2B isoform X4, translating into MAYLERSSPTLKETLLKIYRAEKPIEIDQHFYEFGSIQYHIKCSVLDTNIVYVSTSTLLETQGIVTSKEILSATYEVIKNIAVGVIDIVDPPRLGFQLTLKLHLDNIPRGKEAIKIITRISEIQAIILSSQLKEMLKRLNFQDDSQAMNNNNRPVRIVYHPSEPFYVFRQAEKITAVFPMNFKDNSDVVIAMSFFQELVEVGSQKEMGKAPQCSWSPVPPFQLRGEPVHDLTTNAGFVSFDITSRHVEGKRLDKTVWNLLNFYAYVKYHIKCTRGYIQRRMRKRMDSLVKRLNNTRFEEESPQKENGACKYVKELVKVQKGKLMMQQRCKDMTRRVKISKFRIRINGCARFRFNQRWISIPKFSSKSSK; encoded by the exons ATGGCATATCTCGAAAGATCATCTCCAACATTGAAAGAAACACTCCTCAAGATATACCG TGCTGAAAAACCTATCGAGATCGATCAACATTTCTATGAGTTTGGTTCGATTCAATATCACATCAAG TGCTCCGTTTTGGATACAAATATTGTGTATGTATCCACGTCGACGTTGCTTGAGACACAAGGAATAGTGACGTCAAAGGAGATTTTAAGTGCCACTTATGAGGTGATTAAGAATATAGCAGTTGGTGTGATAGATATTGTTGATCCACCAAGATTAGGGTTTCAATTGACGCTTAAGCTTCACCTTGATAATATTCCACGTGGCAAAG AGGCTATTAAAATCATAACAAGGATTTCTGAAATACAAGCGATAATACTAAGTAGCCAATTAAAAGAGATGCTAAAACGCTTGAATTTTCAAGACGATTCACAAGCGATGAACAATAACAACAGGCCCGTCAGGATTGTTTATCACCCAAGTGAACCTTTCTATGTCTTTAGACAG GCGGAGAAAATCACGGCGGTGTTTCCAATGAATTTTAAAGACAACTCGGATGTAGTCATTGCTATGTCATTCTTCCAG GAACTAGTGGAAGTGGGAAGCCAAAAAGAAATGGGAAAGGCACCACAATGTAGTTGGTCACCAGTTCCTCCTTTCCAACTTAGAGGAGAACCGGTCCACGACTTGACCACCAATGCTGGTTTTGTCTCTTTTG ATATCACTTCACGGCACGTTGAAGGAAAGAGGCTAGACAAAACGGTTTGGAATTTACTAAATTTCTATGCATACGTTAAATACCATATAAAG TGTACAAGAGGGTACATACAGAGAAGGATGAGAAAAAGAATGGACAGTTTGGTGAAG CGGCTAAATAACACAAGATTCGAAGAAGAATCTCCCCAAAAAG AAAATGGAGCATGCAAATACGTAAAGGAGCTTGTGAAGGTACAAAAAGGCAAATTGATGATGCAACAGAGATGCAAGGATATGACAAGGAGAGTGAAGATAAGCAAATTTCGGATCAGAATCAACGGCTGTGCTCGATTTCGCTTCAATCAGCGGTGGATATCTATCCCCAAATTCTCTTCGAAATCCTCAAAATAA
- the LOC106340193 gene encoding actin-related protein 2/3 complex subunit 2B isoform X3: MAYLERSSPTLKETLLKIYRAEKPIEIDQHFYEFGSIQYHIKCSVLDTNIVYVSTSTLLETQGIVTSKEILSATYEVIKNIAVGVIDIVDPPRLGFQLTLKLHLDNIPRGKEAIKIITRISEIQAIILSSQLKEMLKRLNFQDDSQAMNNNNRPVRIVYHPSEPFYVFRQAEKITAVFPMNFKDNSDVVIAMSFFQELVEVGSQKEMGKAPQCSWSPVPPFQLRGEPVHDLTTNAGFVSFDITSRHVEGKRLDKTVWNLLNFYAYVKYHIKCTRGYIQRRMRKRMDSLVKQRLNNTRFEEESPQKENGACKYVKELVKVQKGKLMMQQRCKDMTRRVKISKFRIRINGCARFRFNQRWISIPKFSSKSSK; the protein is encoded by the exons ATGGCATATCTCGAAAGATCATCTCCAACATTGAAAGAAACACTCCTCAAGATATACCG TGCTGAAAAACCTATCGAGATCGATCAACATTTCTATGAGTTTGGTTCGATTCAATATCACATCAAG TGCTCCGTTTTGGATACAAATATTGTGTATGTATCCACGTCGACGTTGCTTGAGACACAAGGAATAGTGACGTCAAAGGAGATTTTAAGTGCCACTTATGAGGTGATTAAGAATATAGCAGTTGGTGTGATAGATATTGTTGATCCACCAAGATTAGGGTTTCAATTGACGCTTAAGCTTCACCTTGATAATATTCCACGTGGCAAAG AGGCTATTAAAATCATAACAAGGATTTCTGAAATACAAGCGATAATACTAAGTAGCCAATTAAAAGAGATGCTAAAACGCTTGAATTTTCAAGACGATTCACAAGCGATGAACAATAACAACAGGCCCGTCAGGATTGTTTATCACCCAAGTGAACCTTTCTATGTCTTTAGACAG GCGGAGAAAATCACGGCGGTGTTTCCAATGAATTTTAAAGACAACTCGGATGTAGTCATTGCTATGTCATTCTTCCAG GAACTAGTGGAAGTGGGAAGCCAAAAAGAAATGGGAAAGGCACCACAATGTAGTTGGTCACCAGTTCCTCCTTTCCAACTTAGAGGAGAACCGGTCCACGACTTGACCACCAATGCTGGTTTTGTCTCTTTTG ATATCACTTCACGGCACGTTGAAGGAAAGAGGCTAGACAAAACGGTTTGGAATTTACTAAATTTCTATGCATACGTTAAATACCATATAAAG TGTACAAGAGGGTACATACAGAGAAGGATGAGAAAAAGAATGGACAGTTTGGTGAAG CAGCGGCTAAATAACACAAGATTCGAAGAAGAATCTCCCCAAAAAG AAAATGGAGCATGCAAATACGTAAAGGAGCTTGTGAAGGTACAAAAAGGCAAATTGATGATGCAACAGAGATGCAAGGATATGACAAGGAGAGTGAAGATAAGCAAATTTCGGATCAGAATCAACGGCTGTGCTCGATTTCGCTTCAATCAGCGGTGGATATCTATCCCCAAATTCTCTTCGAAATCCTCAAAATAA
- the LOC106340193 gene encoding actin-related protein 2/3 complex subunit 2B isoform X1: MAYLERSSPTLKETLLKIYRAEKPIEIDQHFYEFGSIQYHIKCSVLDTNIVYVSTSTLLETQGIVTSKEILSATYEVIKNIAVGVIDIVDPPRLGFQLTLKLHLDNIPRGKAAEAIKIITRISEIQAIILSSQLKEMLKRLNFQDDSQAMNNNNRPVRIVYHPSEPFYVFRQAEKITAVFPMNFKDNSDVVIAMSFFQELVEVGSQKEMGKAPQCSWSPVPPFQLRGEPVHDLTTNAGFVSFDITSRHVEGKRLDKTVWNLLNFYAYVKYHIKCTRGYIQRRMRKRMDSLVKQRLNNTRFEEESPQKENGACKYVKELVKVQKGKLMMQQRCKDMTRRVKISKFRIRINGCARFRFNQRWISIPKFSSKSSK, encoded by the exons ATGGCATATCTCGAAAGATCATCTCCAACATTGAAAGAAACACTCCTCAAGATATACCG TGCTGAAAAACCTATCGAGATCGATCAACATTTCTATGAGTTTGGTTCGATTCAATATCACATCAAG TGCTCCGTTTTGGATACAAATATTGTGTATGTATCCACGTCGACGTTGCTTGAGACACAAGGAATAGTGACGTCAAAGGAGATTTTAAGTGCCACTTATGAGGTGATTAAGAATATAGCAGTTGGTGTGATAGATATTGTTGATCCACCAAGATTAGGGTTTCAATTGACGCTTAAGCTTCACCTTGATAATATTCCACGTGGCAAAG CTGCAGAGGCTATTAAAATCATAACAAGGATTTCTGAAATACAAGCGATAATACTAAGTAGCCAATTAAAAGAGATGCTAAAACGCTTGAATTTTCAAGACGATTCACAAGCGATGAACAATAACAACAGGCCCGTCAGGATTGTTTATCACCCAAGTGAACCTTTCTATGTCTTTAGACAG GCGGAGAAAATCACGGCGGTGTTTCCAATGAATTTTAAAGACAACTCGGATGTAGTCATTGCTATGTCATTCTTCCAG GAACTAGTGGAAGTGGGAAGCCAAAAAGAAATGGGAAAGGCACCACAATGTAGTTGGTCACCAGTTCCTCCTTTCCAACTTAGAGGAGAACCGGTCCACGACTTGACCACCAATGCTGGTTTTGTCTCTTTTG ATATCACTTCACGGCACGTTGAAGGAAAGAGGCTAGACAAAACGGTTTGGAATTTACTAAATTTCTATGCATACGTTAAATACCATATAAAG TGTACAAGAGGGTACATACAGAGAAGGATGAGAAAAAGAATGGACAGTTTGGTGAAG CAGCGGCTAAATAACACAAGATTCGAAGAAGAATCTCCCCAAAAAG AAAATGGAGCATGCAAATACGTAAAGGAGCTTGTGAAGGTACAAAAAGGCAAATTGATGATGCAACAGAGATGCAAGGATATGACAAGGAGAGTGAAGATAAGCAAATTTCGGATCAGAATCAACGGCTGTGCTCGATTTCGCTTCAATCAGCGGTGGATATCTATCCCCAAATTCTCTTCGAAATCCTCAAAATAA
- the LOC106340193 gene encoding actin-related protein 2/3 complex subunit 2B isoform X2, protein MAYLERSSPTLKETLLKIYRAEKPIEIDQHFYEFGSIQYHIKCSVLDTNIVYVSTSTLLETQGIVTSKEILSATYEVIKNIAVGVIDIVDPPRLGFQLTLKLHLDNIPRGKAAEAIKIITRISEIQAIILSSQLKEMLKRLNFQDDSQAMNNNNRPVRIVYHPSEPFYVFRQAEKITAVFPMNFKDNSDVVIAMSFFQELVEVGSQKEMGKAPQCSWSPVPPFQLRGEPVHDLTTNAGFVSFDITSRHVEGKRLDKTVWNLLNFYAYVKYHIKCTRGYIQRRMRKRMDSLVKRLNNTRFEEESPQKENGACKYVKELVKVQKGKLMMQQRCKDMTRRVKISKFRIRINGCARFRFNQRWISIPKFSSKSSK, encoded by the exons ATGGCATATCTCGAAAGATCATCTCCAACATTGAAAGAAACACTCCTCAAGATATACCG TGCTGAAAAACCTATCGAGATCGATCAACATTTCTATGAGTTTGGTTCGATTCAATATCACATCAAG TGCTCCGTTTTGGATACAAATATTGTGTATGTATCCACGTCGACGTTGCTTGAGACACAAGGAATAGTGACGTCAAAGGAGATTTTAAGTGCCACTTATGAGGTGATTAAGAATATAGCAGTTGGTGTGATAGATATTGTTGATCCACCAAGATTAGGGTTTCAATTGACGCTTAAGCTTCACCTTGATAATATTCCACGTGGCAAAG CTGCAGAGGCTATTAAAATCATAACAAGGATTTCTGAAATACAAGCGATAATACTAAGTAGCCAATTAAAAGAGATGCTAAAACGCTTGAATTTTCAAGACGATTCACAAGCGATGAACAATAACAACAGGCCCGTCAGGATTGTTTATCACCCAAGTGAACCTTTCTATGTCTTTAGACAG GCGGAGAAAATCACGGCGGTGTTTCCAATGAATTTTAAAGACAACTCGGATGTAGTCATTGCTATGTCATTCTTCCAG GAACTAGTGGAAGTGGGAAGCCAAAAAGAAATGGGAAAGGCACCACAATGTAGTTGGTCACCAGTTCCTCCTTTCCAACTTAGAGGAGAACCGGTCCACGACTTGACCACCAATGCTGGTTTTGTCTCTTTTG ATATCACTTCACGGCACGTTGAAGGAAAGAGGCTAGACAAAACGGTTTGGAATTTACTAAATTTCTATGCATACGTTAAATACCATATAAAG TGTACAAGAGGGTACATACAGAGAAGGATGAGAAAAAGAATGGACAGTTTGGTGAAG CGGCTAAATAACACAAGATTCGAAGAAGAATCTCCCCAAAAAG AAAATGGAGCATGCAAATACGTAAAGGAGCTTGTGAAGGTACAAAAAGGCAAATTGATGATGCAACAGAGATGCAAGGATATGACAAGGAGAGTGAAGATAAGCAAATTTCGGATCAGAATCAACGGCTGTGCTCGATTTCGCTTCAATCAGCGGTGGATATCTATCCCCAAATTCTCTTCGAAATCCTCAAAATAA